A stretch of Phragmites australis chromosome 12, lpPhrAust1.1, whole genome shotgun sequence DNA encodes these proteins:
- the LOC133887521 gene encoding splicing factor U2af large subunit B-like isoform X2, with amino-acid sequence MLPNMFNFTAGQFNPLVMQPQAMTQQATRHARRVYVGGLPPSANEQSVAIYFNQVMAAIGGNTAGPGDAVLNVYINHDKKFAFVEMRSVEEASNAMALDGIMFEGAPVKVRRPTDYNPSLAAALGPSQPNPNLNLAAVGLTPGSAGGLEGPDRIFVGGLPYYFTEAQVRELLESFGPLRGFDLVKDRETGNSKGYAFCVYQDLSVTDIACAALNGIKMGDKTLTVRRANQGAAQPRPEQESILLQAQQQVQMQKLVYQVGGALPTKVVCLTQVVTADELRDDEEYEDIVEDMREEGRKYGNLVKVVIPRPDPSGAPVAGVGKVFLEYADVDGSTKAKTGMHGRKFGGNQVVAVFYPENKFAAEEYDG; translated from the exons ATGCTTCCAAACATGTTTAACTTCACTGCAGGACAG TTCAACCCCCTTGTTATGCAGCCACAAGCCATGACACAACAG GCTACTCGACATGCTCGGCGCGTGTATGTCGGCGGACTTCCTCCATCTGCTAACGAGCAG TCAGTTGCAATATACTTCAATCAGGTTATGGCTGCTATTGGTGGAAACACAGCCGGTCCAGGTGATGCTGTTCTTAATGTCTACATAAACCATGACAAGAAATTTGCTTTTGTGGAGATGAGATCTGTGGAGGAAGCAAGCAATGCCATGGCCTTAGATGGCATAATGTTTGAGGGCGCACCAGTGAAGGTTAGAAGGCCAACGGACTATAATCCTTCCCTAGCAGCTGCGCTGGGCCCAAGCCAGCCAAACCCCAATCTCAATCTTGCTGCTGTTGGCTTAACTCCTGGCTCTGCTGGAGGATTAGAAGGTCCAGACCGTATCTTTGTGGGTGGTCTCCCCTATTACTTCACTGAGGCCCAAGTGCGGGAGTTGCTTGAGTCCTTTGGACCTCTGCGTGGATTTGATCTTGTGAAGGATAGGGAAACTGGTAACTCGAAGGGCTATGCCTTCTGTGTGTACCAGGATCTTTCTGTTACCGACATTGCCTGTGCTGCTCTTAACGGTATCAAGATGGGAGACAAGACCCTTACTGTTAGGCGTGCAAACCAAGGTGCTGCTCAGCCTAGGCCAGAGCAAGAAAGCATTCTGTTGCAGGCACAACAACAGGTGCAAATGCAG AAGCTAGTCTACCAAGTTGGAGGAGCCCTGCCAACCAAGGTCGTATGCCTGACGCAGGTAGTTACAGCAGATGAACTTAGAGATGATGAGGAATACGAGGACATTGTGGAGGACATGAGGGAGGAAGGCCGCAAATACG GTAACTTGGTGAAAGTTGTAATTCCACGGCCCGATCCCAGCGGTGCGCCTGTTGCTGGAGTTGGGAAG GTGTTTTTGGAATATGCAGATGTGGATGGCTCGACAAAGGCAAAGACAGGGATGC
- the LOC133887521 gene encoding splicing factor U2af large subunit A-like isoform X1, whose translation MAEHDDRYDGNGDPAAAYAQADYGAAPAGGSPAAKPTGFSDHADGRSSQPQQETQSHDSRSSKSRERDREREKGKDRERDRGDRVRDSRERVDRDKDRDRSDRGDRDRDRDRHHRERRERSEKREHRDRSDDRDRHRSHDSERRRDRDRDGHRRHRSRSRSPSKSRDRDRDRRSRSRSRSRSKSKRVSGFDQAPPQQTIPIVSAGAAPGQLPGVAVAIPGMLPNMFNFTAGQFNPLVMQPQAMTQQATRHARRVYVGGLPPSANEQSVAIYFNQVMAAIGGNTAGPGDAVLNVYINHDKKFAFVEMRSVEEASNAMALDGIMFEGAPVKVRRPTDYNPSLAAALGPSQPNPNLNLAAVGLTPGSAGGLEGPDRIFVGGLPYYFTEAQVRELLESFGPLRGFDLVKDRETGNSKGYAFCVYQDLSVTDIACAALNGIKMGDKTLTVRRANQGAAQPRPEQESILLQAQQQVQMQKLVYQVGGALPTKVVCLTQVVTADELRDDEEYEDIVEDMREEGRKYGNLVKVVIPRPDPSGAPVAGVGKVFLEYADVDGSTKAKTGMHGRKFGGNQVVAVFYPENKFAAEEYDG comes from the exons ATGGCCGAGCACGATGATCGCTACGACGGCAACGGCGACCCCGCGGCCGCCTACGCCCAGGCCGACTACGGCGCCGCCCCCGCCGGGGGGTCCCCGGCCGCCAAGCCCACTGGCTTCTCCGACCACGCCGACGGCCGATCCTCCCAGCCCCAG CAGGAGACACAGTCACATGATAGCAGGTCCTCGAAATCTAGAGAAAGAGACAGAGAACGTGAGAAAGGCAAGGACAGGGAGCGTGATAGGGGTGACCGTGTTAGGGATAGTAGGGAGAGAGTGGACAGGGATAAGGACCGTGACAGGAGTGACCGTGGTGACCGGGACAGAGATCGTGATCGCCACCATAGGGAGCGCCGTGAACGAAGTGAGAAAAGGGAACACCGTGATCGTTCTGATGATCGTGACCGTCACCGGAGCCATGATTCTGAAAG GAGAAGAGACCGCGACAGGGATGGTCACCGTAGGCATCGGTCTCGCTCCCGCTCCCCTTCTAAGAGTCGTGACCGCGACCGTGACCGCAGATCTAGGTCTCGTTCACGCTCTCGTTCAAAGAG CAAGCGAGTGAGCGGATTTGACCAAGCACCACCACAACAGACAATTCCTATAGTTAGTGCTGGTGCAGCCCCAG GTCAGCTGCCTGGAGTTGCTGTTGCTATTCCTGGGATGCTTCCAAACATGTTTAACTTCACTGCAGGACAG TTCAACCCCCTTGTTATGCAGCCACAAGCCATGACACAACAG GCTACTCGACATGCTCGGCGCGTGTATGTCGGCGGACTTCCTCCATCTGCTAACGAGCAG TCAGTTGCAATATACTTCAATCAGGTTATGGCTGCTATTGGTGGAAACACAGCCGGTCCAGGTGATGCTGTTCTTAATGTCTACATAAACCATGACAAGAAATTTGCTTTTGTGGAGATGAGATCTGTGGAGGAAGCAAGCAATGCCATGGCCTTAGATGGCATAATGTTTGAGGGCGCACCAGTGAAGGTTAGAAGGCCAACGGACTATAATCCTTCCCTAGCAGCTGCGCTGGGCCCAAGCCAGCCAAACCCCAATCTCAATCTTGCTGCTGTTGGCTTAACTCCTGGCTCTGCTGGAGGATTAGAAGGTCCAGACCGTATCTTTGTGGGTGGTCTCCCCTATTACTTCACTGAGGCCCAAGTGCGGGAGTTGCTTGAGTCCTTTGGACCTCTGCGTGGATTTGATCTTGTGAAGGATAGGGAAACTGGTAACTCGAAGGGCTATGCCTTCTGTGTGTACCAGGATCTTTCTGTTACCGACATTGCCTGTGCTGCTCTTAACGGTATCAAGATGGGAGACAAGACCCTTACTGTTAGGCGTGCAAACCAAGGTGCTGCTCAGCCTAGGCCAGAGCAAGAAAGCATTCTGTTGCAGGCACAACAACAGGTGCAAATGCAG AAGCTAGTCTACCAAGTTGGAGGAGCCCTGCCAACCAAGGTCGTATGCCTGACGCAGGTAGTTACAGCAGATGAACTTAGAGATGATGAGGAATACGAGGACATTGTGGAGGACATGAGGGAGGAAGGCCGCAAATACG GTAACTTGGTGAAAGTTGTAATTCCACGGCCCGATCCCAGCGGTGCGCCTGTTGCTGGAGTTGGGAAG GTGTTTTTGGAATATGCAGATGTGGATGGCTCGACAAAGGCAAAGACAGGGATGC
- the LOC133887522 gene encoding polyol transporter 5-like isoform X2, which produces MSGAQLFIREDLGLSDAQIEVLAGSINVSMLVSILAAGWAADLLGRRGTLVLANAFLMAGPLAMSLGGSYATLMAARFVTSIGSGFSIVVTSVYNAEISPASTRGLLSSFLDMFISVGLLLSYVSNYAFAGLPVHLGWRIMYAVGVLPPVFLGVGVLAMPESPRWLAMRGRHADARAVLVRTSDSPAEADLRLEEIKKAVEEPQVSDGGSVWKELLVRPTASVRRILICVAGIHFFQQASGIDAIVLYSPLVFKKAGMSSNGAILGATVAVGVVKACFVLVATLFSDRLGRRPLLLTSTAGVAATMTSLGITLSAGVTSTASAAASVASVLAFVAAFSVGFGPLAGTYSAEIMPLRLRAQGASLGMAVNRLTCGLVSMTFISLADAITMPGCFFLYAGVAAVACVFVYARLPETRGRSLEDMDVLFAK; this is translated from the exons ATGAGCGGTGCGCAGCTGTTCATCCGGGAGGACCTGGGCCTCTCCGACGCGCAGATCGAGGTGCTCGCAGGGTCCATAAACGTGTCCATGCTCGTGTCCATCCTCGCCGCCGGCTGGGCGGCCGACCTGCTGGGCCGTCGCGGCACGCTCGTGCTCGCCAACGCCTTTCTCATGGCCGGCCCGCTCGCCATGTCGCTCGGCGGCAGCTACGCCACGCTCATGGCCGCGCGCTTCGTCACCAGCATCGGGTCCGGGTTCTCCATCGTTGTCACATCGGTTTACAACGCCGAGATCTCGCCGGCGTCCACGCGCGGCCTCTTGTCGTCGTTTCTTGAC ATGTTTATCAGCGTCGGCTTGCTGCTTAGCTACGTGTCAAACTACGCCTTCGCCGGCTTGCCAGTGCACCTCGGCTGGCGCATCATGTACGCCGTCGGCGTGCTCCCGCCCGTGTTCCTCGGCGTGGGCGTGCTCGCCATGCCGGAGTCGCCGCGGTGGCTCGCGATGCGCGGGCGCCACGCCGACGCGCGCGCGGTGCTCGTGCGCACCTCAGACAGCCCGGCCGAGGCCGACCTCCGCCTCGAGGAGATCAAGAAGGCCGTCGAGGAGCCGCAGGTTAGCGACGGAGGCAGCGTCTGGAAGGAGCTGCTCGTCCGGCCAACGGCGAGTGTGCGTCGGATCCTCATCTGCGTGGCCGGGATTCATTTCTTCCAGCAAGCGTCCGGCATCGACGCCATCGTTTTGTACAGCCCGCTAGTGTTCAAGAAGGCTGGCATGTCATCGAACGGCGCCATCCTGGGCGCCACCGTCGCCGTCGGAGTGGTCAAGGCGTGCTTCGTCCTCGTGGCCACACTCTTCTCCGACCGCCTAGGCCGGCGACCCCTCCTCCTCACCAGCACGGCCGGCGTGGCCGCCACGATGACGTCGCTAGGGATAACGCTCAGCGCCGGCGTGACGTCGACGGCAAGCGCAGCAGCCAGCGTCGCGTCGGTGCTGGCCTTTGTGGCGGCGTTCTCGGTCGGGTTCGGGCCGCTGGCAGGCACGTACAGCGCGGAGATCATGCCGCTGCGCCTGCGTGCGCAGGGCGCGAGCTTGGGCATGGCGGTGAACCGGCTGACGTGCGGGTTGGTGAGCATGACCTTCATCTCGCTCGCCGATGCGATCACCATGCCGGGATGCTTCTTCCTATACGCTGGGGTGGCGGCGGTAGCATGTGTGTTCGTGTACGCGCGGCTGCCAGAGACGAGGGGCCGGAGCTTGGAGGACATGGATGTGCTCTTCGCCAAGTGA
- the LOC133887522 gene encoding polyol transporter 5-like isoform X1, whose translation MAHDGGANGTAAPLLASSAGKPRRNMYAFGCATLASMTTILMGYNLALMSGAQLFIREDLGLSDAQIEVLAGSINVSMLVSILAAGWAADLLGRRGTLVLANAFLMAGPLAMSLGGSYATLMAARFVTSIGSGFSIVVTSVYNAEISPASTRGLLSSFLDMFISVGLLLSYVSNYAFAGLPVHLGWRIMYAVGVLPPVFLGVGVLAMPESPRWLAMRGRHADARAVLVRTSDSPAEADLRLEEIKKAVEEPQVSDGGSVWKELLVRPTASVRRILICVAGIHFFQQASGIDAIVLYSPLVFKKAGMSSNGAILGATVAVGVVKACFVLVATLFSDRLGRRPLLLTSTAGVAATMTSLGITLSAGVTSTASAAASVASVLAFVAAFSVGFGPLAGTYSAEIMPLRLRAQGASLGMAVNRLTCGLVSMTFISLADAITMPGCFFLYAGVAAVACVFVYARLPETRGRSLEDMDVLFAK comes from the exons ATGGCGCACGACGGCGGCGCCAATGGCACCGCCGCGCCGCTGCTCGCCTCGTCTGCAGGCAAGCCGCGGCGGAACATGTACGCCTTCGGATGCGCCACGCTCGCCTCCATGACGACCATCCTCATGGGTTACA ATCTCGCGCTGATGAGCGGTGCGCAGCTGTTCATCCGGGAGGACCTGGGCCTCTCCGACGCGCAGATCGAGGTGCTCGCAGGGTCCATAAACGTGTCCATGCTCGTGTCCATCCTCGCCGCCGGCTGGGCGGCCGACCTGCTGGGCCGTCGCGGCACGCTCGTGCTCGCCAACGCCTTTCTCATGGCCGGCCCGCTCGCCATGTCGCTCGGCGGCAGCTACGCCACGCTCATGGCCGCGCGCTTCGTCACCAGCATCGGGTCCGGGTTCTCCATCGTTGTCACATCGGTTTACAACGCCGAGATCTCGCCGGCGTCCACGCGCGGCCTCTTGTCGTCGTTTCTTGAC ATGTTTATCAGCGTCGGCTTGCTGCTTAGCTACGTGTCAAACTACGCCTTCGCCGGCTTGCCAGTGCACCTCGGCTGGCGCATCATGTACGCCGTCGGCGTGCTCCCGCCCGTGTTCCTCGGCGTGGGCGTGCTCGCCATGCCGGAGTCGCCGCGGTGGCTCGCGATGCGCGGGCGCCACGCCGACGCGCGCGCGGTGCTCGTGCGCACCTCAGACAGCCCGGCCGAGGCCGACCTCCGCCTCGAGGAGATCAAGAAGGCCGTCGAGGAGCCGCAGGTTAGCGACGGAGGCAGCGTCTGGAAGGAGCTGCTCGTCCGGCCAACGGCGAGTGTGCGTCGGATCCTCATCTGCGTGGCCGGGATTCATTTCTTCCAGCAAGCGTCCGGCATCGACGCCATCGTTTTGTACAGCCCGCTAGTGTTCAAGAAGGCTGGCATGTCATCGAACGGCGCCATCCTGGGCGCCACCGTCGCCGTCGGAGTGGTCAAGGCGTGCTTCGTCCTCGTGGCCACACTCTTCTCCGACCGCCTAGGCCGGCGACCCCTCCTCCTCACCAGCACGGCCGGCGTGGCCGCCACGATGACGTCGCTAGGGATAACGCTCAGCGCCGGCGTGACGTCGACGGCAAGCGCAGCAGCCAGCGTCGCGTCGGTGCTGGCCTTTGTGGCGGCGTTCTCGGTCGGGTTCGGGCCGCTGGCAGGCACGTACAGCGCGGAGATCATGCCGCTGCGCCTGCGTGCGCAGGGCGCGAGCTTGGGCATGGCGGTGAACCGGCTGACGTGCGGGTTGGTGAGCATGACCTTCATCTCGCTCGCCGATGCGATCACCATGCCGGGATGCTTCTTCCTATACGCTGGGGTGGCGGCGGTAGCATGTGTGTTCGTGTACGCGCGGCTGCCAGAGACGAGGGGCCGGAGCTTGGAGGACATGGATGTGCTCTTCGCCAAGTGA